TCGAGGAACGTGCAGAGAGACAGCACGAGGTGTTTGACAATAAGGTGAGTGGTTTCCGTCGCCTGCTTAGATGGGTGAAGTCCGTTGTGGACGAGCAGGACACTGGACTCTGGCTGTTCTGCGGAGAGAACACTGGCGGTTACAGCAGGGCACTATGCAACTATCTCTACGGAAGTGGTTATGACATGTGGTTGGAAAATGCCCTGAGCATCAAGCGCAGCTCTGCCCTGCAGCGTACGAAAAGCGACAAGGCCGATGCAGGCATTATTGCAGAGTATGCCATGCGCAACTACGACCAGATGCGCCTGTACAAGCCTCTGGACAAGAATCTGGAGCGTCTTCGTGAAGTATTTCTCTATAGGCATAATCTGGTCAAACTAAAGGCGAGCATGACAGTGCGCAAGGGTGAGAAGAAACAGACACAGGAGAAGTCCGACATCAGCCGTTTCATGGCTATGAGCAGCAAACATCTCATCAGTGAGTTTAACAAGAAAATAGCAGAATGCGATATGAGAATAGAAAAGATTATAAGTGAGGATGAGGAGCTGCGCAGGAACTTCGAGATCATCACTTCTGTTCCTGGAGTAGGCACACAGAACGCCGTTTGCCTGATGGTCTATACAGACAACTTCAGCCGCTTTGACTTCGATTCTCGAAAGATAGCCTGCTACTACGGAGTAGCACCCTTTGGCCGACAGTCTGGCACAAGTGTAAACACGCCGCCACATGTAAGCCCATTTGCAAACAAGCTCATCAAGGCACTGCTCACACAGGCTGCATTGGCATCCATCCACTTTTGTCCTCAGATGGCCATATACTACCATAGGCTTGTCGAAGTTGGCAAGAAGAAGCCCGTTGCCGTGAATAACGTAAAGAACAAACTATTACATGTCATTACGGCTATGGTAAGGAATGGAGAAAAATACAACCCAGATTATGACTATCATGCAGCGCTTGAGGCTGCATGAAGTCGGGAGTGTTAAAAATATAGTTAAAACAGAAAAAATATTAGGAATTTAACATAGAATGCGGATTAAACGGATTTTCTAAGTTACTGATTATCAGTAGGGCTTAAATCCGTAAAATCCGCGAAATCCGTTGTGGTTAATTAAATCTTGTGTTTTGACACACCCTCTTCTCTCGTTTATTCGCACATTGGCTTCGCCGCGCTCGGCATCCCGAAGGGTGACGCTTGCAACCAACGGGACGCAAGAAGATACTCACTCTCGAAAAAGCTCAAAATTCTTTGGTGTCGATGTACTGTCCCTGCGTCACAAAAGGGGTGTTATCGACAAGAAATTCTTCACTTCCCACTCTCAACCCTGCTGCGAAAGACCTTTGGGGATATACCAAACTTCTTTTTGAAGGAATTATAAAAATGGGTAGGATTACGATACCCTGATTTCAGCATCACCTCTTCAATGGTGGCATCTGTCTCGCGCAGCAGACGAGCGGCATATTCCAGACGAGCATTATGCAGATGCTGAACAGGGGTCTGACCTGTTAGATCCTTCACCCTCTTGTAAAACTGAGTCCTTCCAAGATTCATCAACGTTGCCCACTGCTCAACGGAGAAGTTTTCTTTCCCTATATGAGCGGTCAAAGTGGCATTCATTAGATCAAGGAACTTTTTATCCTTTACATCCGTAAGGATTTCTTTCTTTTCTGCTCCCACCTCTTGTGCAGTGACAAGAGGTGGCTCTAAGGCTTTCCGAACACGTTCTAACAGCACCTTTCCACTGAACGGCTTTACAATATAGTCTGTAGCGCCCGAACGTAAGCTCCGCAGTTGATGGGCGTCATCACTATAGGAAGATAAATGGATAATAGGAAGGGATGGAGAGGTTTCATGCAGACTACGCGTTACATCGCATCCGTTCTTTTCATTGCCCGATATATCAATTATTACCAATGAAGGCTGATGCGTAGCAACCAACACTTCGCACTCTTCTAACTGACTATTACCAATAATATGGAAATAAGAGTTGAGGATGTCCGTGAGATGAGTCAGGTTGTCTTCGTCATCCTCTATGATTAACAATGTTAGATTGTTTATTGGTGGTGGAGCCATTTCACGATATTCTGCCTCTTCTGCATGAATGCCAGACACTATCTGCCGAAAGCGTTGCTCTGTTTCTTTATTCATTGCATCTGTTTCAGCCTTTAACTGCATCTCTATATCATTCAACTTGTGGAATTGGCGTATCATATCCATTAATCCAAGCATACGTTTTGAGCCACGGCGGAGGCTCTGCACTGTTGTCTTAGAAGTTCCACCGACCTGCACATTCTCTGATGCTCCCAAAAGCACATTGACAGGATTACGCAATTCATGCTCTATACGGTCATAGAAATCTTTCTGAAAGGCTGACACCCTGCGCTCTACATCAATCTGCCTACTAAGGCGCATGATTCGCAACACAGCCGTAAAAACAAGTGCAAACGTCAATATATAAAATGCCCAAGCCCACCAAGAATTCCACCAAGGCAGAAGAATTGTAAATTCATATTTCGTCTCTTCTCCCCATTGTCCCATGCCGTTGTTGGAGCGTACACGGAAGACATATCGTCCCGGAGGCAAATTGCGATAAACAGCAGCGTGATCTTTTGTAGGCGAACACCATCCCGAATCAAGACCCTCAAGGTAGTATTGATAAAGTACACTGGAAAGCGTGGAATACTGGAAATTAGAGAAATAGAAGATTAAGTTATGTTCTCTATAAGAAAAATCTTTCTTCTCTAATGTTGCATCACAGCCATTAACCATCAGGGCTGTAATAGAAGTCTGAGGAAAAATGCTATTCGCAGCATTTATCTCTGGTTCAATTTCTATGATTCCATCGTGTGTTCCAAGTATCAGCAAACCGTTAGACATACATACTGCAGCACGTTCGTCAAAAACATTCGTCAACAAACTTGATGAAAACCAATGACTACGCATGTCACCAGACTTGGGATTAAAGGACAACAAACCATCTTCTGTGCCCGTCCAAATATTACCCTTCTTATCTCCCATTATACAATATATGTTATTATTGGGAAGTCCATTGCTCATAGTGTATGTTTTCGTTGTCATTTTTCCTCCAGAAAATCTGCATTTGAACAACCCCCTACCGATACTTCCAGCCCAAATATTTCCATCAGCATCTCTAAAGAGACAGACAAAGAAGCCTTCTTGCACACCATGTGCCCCACTCTTCTGACCATTATTCTCAAACACGTAGATAGAATCTTCAGCGGCAATCCACCATCGACCTTCTTTGTCTTGTATGATATCGTGGCAATTCTTTCCTTTCAACATGGTCTTTACTCCATCCGCAGCAACTCTTGATACACCGCCTTGGAGCATAGCAACCCATATATTGCCGTGAGCATCTTCCCGTATTCTGTATATATGAGATGATGGCAAACCTTCAACGTGTCTATCATCAACCCATAAGCCTCCACCACGAGTACCTTTCCACAGACGTCCCCGACTATCTTTTAGAATAGAGTACACTCTATTAGGTGTACGTCCAACATATTTAACAATATGACTCTGAGTATCATATTCGTATAGCTCACCCATCTGATTACCAATAAGCAAACGGCTTTCACCTATAGCACCGATACTCCTTACATGATTACTGTCATATATAGGAGAGTTAGCTACCAAAAGCTGGTGCCTGTAGTTCAGCATATTCTTCCTTACGCAAACAACGCCATGATTGTCTGCCGCCAACCATATTCCACCAGTTCTATCTACAAAAAGATACGTAAGATAAGGAAAATCTGTCATCTCACCACCAACATGTGACAGTTCACCTGTAAGTTTATCATACAGATACAAACCATTGCCATAGGTGGAAACCGCCTCAGTCTGAGCATCAACATCTGCCACGTGAAAATGATCATTATGGGTATAGGCAATTACCTCCGGGGAAATCATCTGCCAAGATTGTCGGCTTCCATTTCTACCCCTGCGTTCCAATCTTCCATTTCCCATTCTAAACCATTCTGCATCACGAGTTTTCAATACTTCTGACCTGATACTTACACGCCTTACACTGTCGTCTATCTGAGTTATGCGATAACCATCATAACGCGACAGACCGTTGGATGTCTCTATCCACACATAACCAATACTATCCTGCCATACTCGGTTTACGACATTTGTAGGAAGACCGTCTGACGTTGATATGCGCTGGATAGTCAAGTCATAATGACGAGCATCGCAGACAAAAACCACGAAAAACAAGCATACACATGTCAGAATCATTCTCTTCATGGCGCAAATATAACGATTATTTTTCAAAAGTGAACAAAAACATTGGTAAAAACAACATTTTTGTTGTAAAAACATCGAAGATACCACGTACTTTTGCATCAGAAACTACAAAACCAACGAATAAAAGCTATGAAAAGATTAAGTATGACATTTATGTTGCTCCTGACAATGCTTATCAGCGTTTGCGCAGATGTAAAAGTAGTATTTACTGGAGATGGTATTACTGATGGAGCTTGGGGACGCAGTAAGGGGGTTGCAAAACCTGTTAGTGAGCGTAACCGCGGTGACTTGAACCACCACTTGGGCGATGGATACGTGTTCCTGTGCGGAGCATGGTATCAGAGCCAGTACCCTACTCTGGGCATCAACATTCAGAACCGCGGCATCATAGGCAACACCCTCGATGACCTATATGCACGTTGGCAAGACAACATTCTGAGTCTGAATCCAGACGTTATCTCAGTGCTCATTGGTAGTCAGGATATTGATAACTATATAGGTACAGACATGAGCGAAAGTTTTAACTTTGACGCTTGGCAAGAAAAGTACCGTACAATGCTGACTGCAGCACGTACAGCCAATGCCAATGTAAAGTTGGTACTGTGCGCTCCTTACTGCGGAGCAATTGCAAGCAACTACACTACACGAAAAGATTTGCTAATGCAACTGGCTACGAAGGTGCAGGCTCTGGCTACAGAATTCAGTGCCGTTTATGTTCCTTTCAACGAGATTGCAGAAGTAGAACCAACAGCAGGTAACTTCTTCTGGGACGGCACTCTGCCCACAGCAGCAGGTCAGTATGAGATGTTCAAGAAATGGGTTAGCGTTGCAGATGGATATGTCATTGGTAACACGACACCAAAGACCATTGGTCCTGCAAAGACACAAGACAGCAAAGGCAAACGCCGCATACTCTATATTGGTGACTCTATCACTGATGCCGGCTGGGGACTGGCAGGCGGCTCGGCACTGAATACCAACCAAAGAGACCTGACAGCTCTTGATCATATCATGGGTCACGGCTATGCCATGCTATGCGCAGGATGGTATCAGACCGTCTATCCGGAGGTAAACTACGAGGTCATTAACCGAGGTATATCTGGAAACACACTTGCAAACCTTGCAAGCCGTTGGGAAACGGATGTCATAGCAAACAGTCCTGACGTACTCTCTATACTTATTGGAACAAATGACATTGACCAATGGCTGAAGGGCGACAAGGCAACGGCCTTCAATTATGATGCCTGGGAGGCACAATACCGCGCACTTATCAATAAGGTGAAGGCGGACAATCCCCTCGTTCAGATTGCATTGGGCACTCCTTTCGTGGGCAGCCGTTCGTCCGAATACGAAACTCGCAGCACGATGGTGGCAAACCTCGCCGCTCGAGTAAGGACGATTGCCACTAGCCTCGGTTGCACCCTAATCCCCTACGACGAGTTGTTTGCAGAACTGACAAGCGACCAACCCAACACTGCCTACTGGATATGGGACGGAATACATCCCTCACCAGCAGGTCATTACATGATGCACCAACTGTGGTTAGAGAAGGCAGGAGCGCTTGTATTTGAAGATGCAATGCCTGAGCAGAGCACCGAATTGCAGACTGGTGGACAGTTCATGGACTTATTACTACCAATGGAGGGCAGTGTTGCTGCTACCGAAAGTGACTGGGGTACTACGGCCGGCGAGGAGACCAATCCTAAATATGCCGGCACATGGGAAGGAACTTTAGGTCGCTTGAAGGACAATGGCATCGAGGACACTGAACGCTCATACTGGGGTGCCAACATCATCAAGGGCAACGATGGCAAATATCACATGTACGTAGCAGGCTGGCCCTCGGCTACTTGCGGTCACATGCAGTGGTCCAGCAAGTCGATGGTTTACCATGTAACCAGCGATAACGTCTGGGGACCTTACACTTACGTTAGTACTTTGGGAACAGGTCATAACCCCGAAATCTACAAGACAGGCGACACTTACGTCATCTATAAGATAGAACCGCTGGGATACTACAAGTCCACTACATTGGGTGATGCGTGGGAGACAGGTGAATACACATTCGACTTGCGCGACCGTGCACTCATTGCAGGCGAAAACCGTGAGACGAGCCTCAGCAACTGCTCATTTGCAAAGCGTGAAGATGGCTCGTTTGTGATGATAGACAGAGGCGGCGGCATCTGGGTGAGTCGTGACGGACTGATCGACCCTTGGCACCAGATTTCCACCAGTTCGGTATATCTAAACAGCACAGTCACAAACCGTGGCACACTTGAAGACCCTGTCATCTGGCGCGACCACCTGCAGTATCACATGATTGTGAATGACTGGAAAGCCCGCTACGCCTACTACTACCGCTCTAAGGACGGGCTCCACTGGGTGATGGAGAGCGGAAAAGCATATACCGGACAAGATCCGTTTGCCAAGCACAGCGATGGAACCGTGGAAAAATGGCATAAATATGAACGTCCTCGCGTCTATCAGGATGAATTAGGACGCGCCATCCGCATGAATTTTGCCGTAATAGACTGCGTGAAGCAAAGCGACGTGGCAGGCGACAGCCACTCATCGAAGAATATCAACATGCCTATCACGCGCCAACTACAGCTTGAGGTGCAGGGCAATACCCCTATCACCTCTTCTACTACCAGCATCCGGGTACTCGTAAAGGCAGAAGACGGCTTCAACCCACGTACAGACCTAAACCTCAATTCGCTGAAGTTCGGCGCACACAACAAAGTAAACTTCGGCAATGGTCTCAGTTACAGTTCATCTGAAAACAGCGGTACCAGCGACCTCATCATCACCTTCACAGGTGTGACAGGACAGAGCGGTATCACCGAAGGTGAATGGGCGCCGAAGATGTTGGGACTGAAGGACGATGGCAGCATCGCCTTTGGCTATGCTAAGATGCCAGGCATCGATTACAAACCTGCTTTGCTCTCGGCTGTTACACCAACCTTTACAGCCGATGGAACAGTACAGACAGTTAGTGTGACAAACTACGGACAGTTGGCTGCTACAGCAACAACAGTACGCATCTATGCTCCTAATGGCACTACACTCTTGGCCCACGGCACTACCTCAGCACTCGCTGCATACGGCAATGAAACCGTCAACATGACTAAGGATGCTGCAGCCGGTGCCGGATACAAGGCCATCATCGTACGCTTCTACAATGGTGAGACTCTGCTGAATGAGGAAAAAATTGCTCTGACGGCTATCAACGCTGCGCAAACGGCCTTGCAGAACGTCATCGATGAAGCTGAGACATTCTATGCCGACGAGACACTGACCGAAGGAAAAACCGGCCTGAGGACAGCCATTGACAATGCGAAGTCTATGGTGACATGCTATAACACAGCATCACTCACCGAACAGCAGACCGCCCTGAGCACAGCGCTCAACACCTATAAGTATGCCAATGCATCTCCCACAAACGGACTCGCTATCACAATTCCAAATGCTACTATGGAGGACCTCTCTGAATGGACCCTCACCCGCAAGGATGCCGACAATACTCCTGGCTGGAAAACTAATACCAAAGGTGCCAGCCATGAAGGTTTCGACGGCAACTTCATGGAATACTGGGTTAATCAGGCAAGTGCCCTCGGCTATGCCAACCGTGCCAGCCAGACACTGCCCGACATGCCTGCTGGTCGCTATCGTCTGCGTGCACAGGTCATTGCCACCCGTCAAAATAGTAACGATGCCGTGACAGGTGTAACCCTCTACGCCAACGGCGAGCGCACTACCTGCGCCACTGCCAAAGACGGCACGCCACAGGAATTTATGGTGGAGATAAATATGGCTGAGGAAGGCACATTGGAAATTGGCATTGACGTTGCTGCTACAACCACAGCCAACTGGGTGGCATGGGACAACGTCTCACTGAAATACTTCGGCAATCAGGAAGGTGAAATCGTTGAAGAAGAAGTTGAACCGCTCACATTCGACCAACAGAAGGTCTATCGCATCAAGTGGTATGACCATGGAAGCTACTCGAAACTCTACTGGCAATCGCCAAAATATGACACCACTGGCAATACTACAATTCACCGCACGGCAAATGAGGCTGAAGCGGCAAAGTTCATCATCCGCAGCGTAGAGAATTCCACAGGTAAATTCTACCTTTACGATGTTGTAAGCCAACAGTATGTGATACCTTCCGGTAATAGCAGCAACGGAACGGCATGGACATGGTCGGCTAAAACTCTTGGCAAGACAGCCATTACCGAGAGTGGAGAAGCCTTCACCATCAGCAGCACAGCGGAAGGTTATGCCAATGCTTACGCCAACGACAACAACGACGGTGATGTGAAAAACTATGGCAGCGGTTCAAAATGGGCAATTGAGGAGGCTGGAGAGAACACGGCTACTTTCGGCATCGCACCGCAGGCTGTCTATCGGTTGACACATCACAACCCGAACCGCTATCGTTACCTTGCGTCCGAACCTTCAAACGAAGGATATCTGCTCACCACCAATACTGATAGTGAAAAAGGAGAGTATTCACTGCTGCCGGTCAGCGGACAAGAGGGATATTACTACATATATAATAAGGATGGCTACTTCGTTACTCCTTCCACTGGCAACTGGTCCCTTTCCAAAACCACGCCAGCTGCTGTCAAAGTCGCAATAAACACTGAATACATGGAAGACTATCTCAACAGTCATACTACTACCGATGTCACCTTCATGTTGGGTGAAGCCAACCAACATGCTAATGCTCAGAAAATCAACGATGTGGAACTGGTGAAAGCATACGCCGACCACCCCCTTGACAAGGGCAACAACTGGGTGCTGGAACCTGTAGCAAATGCTACGGCGACAATATCTCTCAATGCTATTACCAGCAACATAGATAATCTTATCGCATCAGCAACTGCTGAAGACATCGACATGACCTACACTGTTCCTGCGGCAACATTAGGCTATCAGACATTTGTTGCTGATTGCGCCCTTGATTTCACCGATTCTTCCATTAAGGCTTATATCGCAACAAATGTAAACAATGACAAGGTATATCTTCAACAAGTAACGAAAGCACCTGCTGGTACAGGCATCTTATTGAAAGGCACAGAGGCTGAAACCATTCCCGTTCTCACGACAAACGATGCCGAAGATGTAAATGGAAACCTACTGCGTGCAGGTGACGGGACAACTATAAGCAAGGAAGATGGTTACAACAAATATGTACTGGCTGCAGATGACGGCAATACCTCCGTAAGCTTTTACCTCATCAACAACACTCCTGCCACAATTGCAAAAGGAAAAGCCTATCTTAAAGTTCCTGTTTCGCAAAGCAATAATGCAAGACGAGTAACCTTCTCATTTTGGG
This region of Prevotella sp. E13-27 genomic DNA includes:
- a CDS encoding two-component regulator propeller domain-containing protein; translated protein: MKRMILTCVCLFFVVFVCDARHYDLTIQRISTSDGLPTNVVNRVWQDSIGYVWIETSNGLSRYDGYRITQIDDSVRRVSIRSEVLKTRDAEWFRMGNGRLERRGRNGSRQSWQMISPEVIAYTHNDHFHVADVDAQTEAVSTYGNGLYLYDKLTGELSHVGGEMTDFPYLTYLFVDRTGGIWLAADNHGVVCVRKNMLNYRHQLLVANSPIYDSNHVRSIGAIGESRLLIGNQMGELYEYDTQSHIVKYVGRTPNRVYSILKDSRGRLWKGTRGGGLWVDDRHVEGLPSSHIYRIREDAHGNIWVAMLQGGVSRVAADGVKTMLKGKNCHDIIQDKEGRWWIAAEDSIYVFENNGQKSGAHGVQEGFFVCLFRDADGNIWAGSIGRGLFKCRFSGGKMTTKTYTMSNGLPNNNIYCIMGDKKGNIWTGTEDGLLSFNPKSGDMRSHWFSSSLLTNVFDERAAVCMSNGLLILGTHDGIIEIEPEINAANSIFPQTSITALMVNGCDATLEKKDFSYREHNLIFYFSNFQYSTLSSVLYQYYLEGLDSGWCSPTKDHAAVYRNLPPGRYVFRVRSNNGMGQWGEETKYEFTILLPWWNSWWAWAFYILTFALVFTAVLRIMRLSRQIDVERRVSAFQKDFYDRIEHELRNPVNVLLGASENVQVGGTSKTTVQSLRRGSKRMLGLMDMIRQFHKLNDIEMQLKAETDAMNKETEQRFRQIVSGIHAEEAEYREMAPPPINNLTLLIIEDDEDNLTHLTDILNSYFHIIGNSQLEECEVLVATHQPSLVIIDISGNEKNGCDVTRSLHETSPSLPIIHLSSYSDDAHQLRSLRSGATDYIVKPFSGKVLLERVRKALEPPLVTAQEVGAEKKEILTDVKDKKFLDLMNATLTAHIGKENFSVEQWATLMNLGRTQFYKRVKDLTGQTPVQHLHNARLEYAARLLRETDATIEEVMLKSGYRNPTHFYNSFKKKFGISPKVFRSRVESGK
- a CDS encoding IS110 family transposase, producing the protein MKKIFIGIDFSKEKFDATVIKAEGVEERAERQHEVFDNKVSGFRRLLRWVKSVVDEQDTGLWLFCGENTGGYSRALCNYLYGSGYDMWLENALSIKRSSALQRTKSDKADAGIIAEYAMRNYDQMRLYKPLDKNLERLREVFLYRHNLVKLKASMTVRKGEKKQTQEKSDISRFMAMSSKHLISEFNKKIAECDMRIEKIISEDEELRRNFEIITSVPGVGTQNAVCLMVYTDNFSRFDFDSRKIACYYGVAPFGRQSGTSVNTPPHVSPFANKLIKALLTQAALASIHFCPQMAIYYHRLVEVGKKKPVAVNNVKNKLLHVITAMVRNGEKYNPDYDYHAALEAA
- a CDS encoding GDSL-type esterase/lipase family protein, translating into MKRLSMTFMLLLTMLISVCADVKVVFTGDGITDGAWGRSKGVAKPVSERNRGDLNHHLGDGYVFLCGAWYQSQYPTLGINIQNRGIIGNTLDDLYARWQDNILSLNPDVISVLIGSQDIDNYIGTDMSESFNFDAWQEKYRTMLTAARTANANVKLVLCAPYCGAIASNYTTRKDLLMQLATKVQALATEFSAVYVPFNEIAEVEPTAGNFFWDGTLPTAAGQYEMFKKWVSVADGYVIGNTTPKTIGPAKTQDSKGKRRILYIGDSITDAGWGLAGGSALNTNQRDLTALDHIMGHGYAMLCAGWYQTVYPEVNYEVINRGISGNTLANLASRWETDVIANSPDVLSILIGTNDIDQWLKGDKATAFNYDAWEAQYRALINKVKADNPLVQIALGTPFVGSRSSEYETRSTMVANLAARVRTIATSLGCTLIPYDELFAELTSDQPNTAYWIWDGIHPSPAGHYMMHQLWLEKAGALVFEDAMPEQSTELQTGGQFMDLLLPMEGSVAATESDWGTTAGEETNPKYAGTWEGTLGRLKDNGIEDTERSYWGANIIKGNDGKYHMYVAGWPSATCGHMQWSSKSMVYHVTSDNVWGPYTYVSTLGTGHNPEIYKTGDTYVIYKIEPLGYYKSTTLGDAWETGEYTFDLRDRALIAGENRETSLSNCSFAKREDGSFVMIDRGGGIWVSRDGLIDPWHQISTSSVYLNSTVTNRGTLEDPVIWRDHLQYHMIVNDWKARYAYYYRSKDGLHWVMESGKAYTGQDPFAKHSDGTVEKWHKYERPRVYQDELGRAIRMNFAVIDCVKQSDVAGDSHSSKNINMPITRQLQLEVQGNTPITSSTTSIRVLVKAEDGFNPRTDLNLNSLKFGAHNKVNFGNGLSYSSSENSGTSDLIITFTGVTGQSGITEGEWAPKMLGLKDDGSIAFGYAKMPGIDYKPALLSAVTPTFTADGTVQTVSVTNYGQLAATATTVRIYAPNGTTLLAHGTTSALAAYGNETVNMTKDAAAGAGYKAIIVRFYNGETLLNEEKIALTAINAAQTALQNVIDEAETFYADETLTEGKTGLRTAIDNAKSMVTCYNTASLTEQQTALSTALNTYKYANASPTNGLAITIPNATMEDLSEWTLTRKDADNTPGWKTNTKGASHEGFDGNFMEYWVNQASALGYANRASQTLPDMPAGRYRLRAQVIATRQNSNDAVTGVTLYANGERTTCATAKDGTPQEFMVEINMAEEGTLEIGIDVAATTTANWVAWDNVSLKYFGNQEGEIVEEEVEPLTFDQQKVYRIKWYDHGSYSKLYWQSPKYDTTGNTTIHRTANEAEAAKFIIRSVENSTGKFYLYDVVSQQYVIPSGNSSNGTAWTWSAKTLGKTAITESGEAFTISSTAEGYANAYANDNNDGDVKNYGSGSKWAIEEAGENTATFGIAPQAVYRLTHHNPNRYRYLASEPSNEGYLLTTNTDSEKGEYSLLPVSGQEGYYYIYNKDGYFVTPSTGNWSLSKTTPAAVKVAINTEYMEDYLNSHTTTDVTFMLGEANQHANAQKINDVELVKAYADHPLDKGNNWVLEPVANATATISLNAITSNIDNLIASATAEDIDMTYTVPAATLGYQTFVADCALDFTDSSIKAYIATNVNNDKVYLQQVTKAPAGTGILLKGTEAETIPVLTTNDAEDVNGNLLRAGDGTTISKEDGYNKYVLAADDGNTSVSFYLINNTPATIAKGKAYLKVPVSQSNNARRVTFSFWDDVTGIKPVSSSTPTTDSYYNMAGQRVINPSHGLYIKNGKKIYIK